The Bubalus bubalis isolate 160015118507 breed Murrah chromosome 16, NDDB_SH_1, whole genome shotgun sequence genome window below encodes:
- the LOC112579604 gene encoding olfactory receptor 1052-like has protein sequence MADSNVSGITEFILLGLTDNPELNTVLFVVFLLIYLITVLGNVWIITIILVSDQLHSPKYFFLSQLAFLDFCYSSVFIPKLLVNYVAGQKVISYRGCLLQYSFVSLFLTTECFLLAAMAYDRYLAICRPLHYKGLMTPTFCIHLVAASYLLGCANSLTHLSGLLSLSFCGHNVINHYFCDIPLLFQLACSDTHYSEALFTVLSGATSVATFLMVVSSYLGILLTVLKTRSLRSRYKAFSTCASHLTVVSVFYGTVIFTYLGTSSSYPDKKAKILSVFYTLLLPVLNLLIYSIRNTEAKEAMKRIIMRKIFAQ, from the coding sequence ATGGCTGACAGCAATGTCAGTGGGATAACTGAATTCATCCTCCTGGGGCTGACTGATAACCCGGAACTGAATACAGTCCTATTTGTGGTGTTTCTCTTGATCTATCTCATTACTGTCCTGGGCAATGTCTGGATCATCACCATCATCCTGGTTAGTGATCAGCTCCACTCTCCCAAGTACTTTTTCCTTAGCCAGTTGGCTTTCCTGGATTTCTGCTATTCCTCAGTCTTCATTCCTAAGCTGTTGGTGAACTACGTAGCAGGACAGAAAGTTATCTCCTACAGAGGTTGCCTCCTGCAATACTCCTTTGTCAGCTTGTTCCTGACCACGGAATGCTTCCTCTTGGCCGCCATGGCCTATGATCGGTACCTTGCCATCTGCCGCCCTCTTCACTATAAAGGTCTCATGACACCCACCTTCTGCATCCACCTGGTCGCTGCCTCCTATCTACTGGGCTGTGCCAACTCACTCACCCACCTGTCTGGTTTGCTCAGTCTGTCCTTCTGTGGACACAATGTCATTAACCACTATTTCTGTGATATCCCACTGCTTTTCCAACTTGCCTGTTCTGACACCCATTACAGTGAGGCTTTATTTACTGTCCTCTCTGGAGCCACATCAGTGGCTACCTTTCTGATGGTGGTTAGTTCCTATCTGGGAATCCTTCTCACGGTCCTGAAGACACGGTCTTTGAGAAGCAGATACAAAGCCTTCTCCACATGTGCCTCCCACCTAACGGTAGTGAGTGTCTTCTATGGAACAGTGATTTTTACTTATTTGGGGACCAGCTCTAGCTACCCAGACAAGAAAGCCAAAATCTTGTCTGTGTTCTATACCCTTTTGCTGCCAGTACTAAATCTTCTGATATACAGCATAAGGAACACAGAAGCCAAAGAAGCAATGAAAAGAATtatcatgagaaaaatatttgctcaGTGA
- the LOC123464958 gene encoding olfactory receptor 1052-like, with product MADVNFTLVTEFILLGLTDHAELKVVLFLVFLLIYTISLVGNLGMFLLIQITPKLQMPMYHFLSCLSFIDACYSSVFAPRMLLNFFVERETISFSGCILQYFSFVSLLTTEGFLLAAMAYDRYMAIVNPLLYTVAMTKIVCVVLVIGSCVGGVINSLTHTIGLLKLSFCGPNVIRHFFCDLPPLLKLSCSDTSMNELLLLIFSGVIALITFMTVMISYIFIVAAILSIRSAAGRHKAFSTCASHLSVVTLFYGSVSFSYIQPSSQYSLEQEKVVSVFYTLVIPMLNPLIYSLRYKEVKDAVKRAKEMKHIPC from the coding sequence ATGGCTGATGTTAATTTTACACTGGTGACTGAGTTTATCCTTTTGGGACTGACAGATCATGCTGAACTGAAAGTGGTCCTCTTCCTGGTGTTCCTGCTCATCTATACCATTTCCTTGGTGGGTAATCTAGGAATGTTCCTTCTAATCCAAATAACTCCCAAACTCCAAATGCCCATGTATCATTTCCTCAGCTGTCTGTCATTCATTGATGCCTGCTATTCGTCAGTCTTTGCACCCAGAATGCTGCTGAACTTCTTTGTGGAACGGGAGACAATCTCGTTCTCTGGATGCATTCTGCAGTACTTTTCATTCGTGTCTCTCCTTACCACTGAGGGTTTCTTGCTGGCAGCAATGGCTTATGACCGCTACATGGCCATTGTGAACCCTTTACTTTATACCGTGGCTATGACAAAAATAGTTTGTGTTGTTCTGGTCATTGGATCATGTGTAGGGGGCGTAATCAACTCCTTGACTCACACAATTGGCTTGCTGAAGTTGTCTTTCTGTGGGCCAAATGTCATCAGGCACTTCTTCTGTGACCTCCCCCCGCTGTTGAAGCTGTCCTGCTCTGACACATCCATGAATGAGCTGCTGCTTTTAATCTTCTCTGGCGTTATTGCCTTGATCACTTTCATGACTGTGATGATCTCCTACATCTTCATTGTTGCCGCTATCCTGAGCATCCGCTCAGCAGCAGGCAGACACAAAGCCTTCTCCACGTGTGCGTCACACCTCTCGGTTGTGACTCTATTCTATGGCTCTGTAAGCTTTAGCTACATTCAACCAAGCTCCCAGTATTCCTTAGAACAGGAAAAGGTGGTATCTGTGTTTTATACCCTGGTTATTCCTATGTTAAACCCATTAATTTATAGCTTAAGATACAAGGAAGTGAAGGATGCTGTGAAAAGGGCTAAAGAAATGAAGCATATTCCTTGTTAA
- the LOC123464959 gene encoding olfactory receptor 1052-like, protein MADVNFTLVTEFILLGLTDHAELKVVLFLVFLLIYTISLVGNLGMFLLIQITPKLQMPMYHFLSCLSFIDACYSSVFAPRMLLNFFVERETISFSGCILQYFSFVSLLTAEGFLLAAMAYDRYMAIVNPLLYTVAMTKIVCVVLVIGSCVGGVINSLTHTIGLLKLSFCGPNVIRHFFCGLPPLLKLSCSDTSMNELLLLIFSGVIALITFMTVMISYIFIVAAILSIRSAAGRHKAFSTCVSHLTVVTLFYGSVSFSYIQPSSQYSLEQEKVVSVFYTLVIPMLNPLIYSLRYKEVKDAVKRAKEMKHIPC, encoded by the coding sequence ATGGCTGATGTTAATTTTACACTGGTGACTGAGTTTATCCTTTTGGGACTGACAGATCATGCTGAACTGAAAGTGGTCCTCTTCCTGGTGTTCCTGCTCATCTATACCATTTCCTTGGTGGGTAATCTAGGAATGTTCCTTCTAATCCAAATAACTCCCAAACTCCAAATGCCCATGTATCATTTCCTCAGCTGTCTGTCATTCATTGATGCCTGCTATTCGTCAGTCTTTGCACCCAGAATGCTGCTGAACTTCTTTGTGGAACGGGAGACAATCTCGTTCTCTGGATGCATTCTGCAATACTTTTCATTCGTGTCTCTCCTTACCGCTGAGGGTTTCTTGCTGGCAGCAATGGCTTATGACCGCTACATGGCCATTGTGAACCCTTTACTTTATACCGTGGCTATGACAAAAATAGTTTGTGTTGTTCTGGTCATTGGATCATGTGTAGGGGGCGTAATCAACTCCTTGACTCACACAATCGGCTTGCTGAAGTTGTCTTTCTGTGGGCCAAATGTCATCAGGCACTTCTTCTGTGGCCTGCCCCCGCTGTTGAAGCTGTCCTGCTCTGACACATCCATGAATGAGCTGCTGCTTTTAATCTTCTCTGGCGTTATTGCCTTGATCACTTTCATGACTGTGATGATCTCCTACATCTTCATTGTTGCCGCTATCCTGAGCATCCGCTCAGCAGCAGGCAGACACAAAGCCTTCTCCACATGTGTGTCACACCTCACGGTTGTGACTCTATTCTATGGCTCTGTAAGCTTTAGCTACATTCAACCAAGCTCCCAGTATTCCTTAGAACAGGAAAAGGTGGTATCTGTGTTTTATACCCTGGTTATTCCTATGTTAAACCCATTAATTTATAGCTTAAGATACAAGGAAGTGAAGGATGCTGTGAAAAGGGCTAAAGAAATGAAGCATATTCCTTGTTAA